A genome region from Armatimonadota bacterium includes the following:
- the ggt gene encoding gamma-glutamyltransferase — protein sequence MRTGRSTVIARRAAIATGHPLATAAGLEVLAGRGNAVDAAVAAAAVLGVAQPMMSGLGGDTFMLVYYKPKGRVWGLNGSGPAPAGALREFFVRQGHLRMPLRGMLAVSVPGAVRAMDEALTRWGSGRFSLRRLLEPAIRYAEEGVPVTRKVALWYSEATPVIAQYPSSSAVFLPRGRPLEEGEILVQRDLGASLRMVAAGGSEAFYEGPIAEAIGAYSRAHGGLLSAGDFAGYAVDVHEPPSTTFRGLTVYATAPPSQGILLLEMLNILEGFEPGRWDSPDAIHRAVEAKKIAYADRLAYLGDPLLVRNPVGALLDKGYAARRREEVHGSQAAQARAGGLPAEESGNTTYFCVADCEGNLVSYITSLSAAFGCGEIVEGTGILLNNRAGRGFTLEAGHPNRIAPGKRTMHTLTPYMAFRGGMPWLAWGTPGGDAQPQWCLQILLNLVESGMSPQQAVEAPRWHSFPGTDPATLGSQFELRVEEGFPPETLIELERRGHRVLLAASPEGGGGAQAILVDHTRGAYLGASDPRVDGCAIGL from the coding sequence ATGCGTACGGGACGCTCGACCGTGATCGCGCGACGCGCGGCCATCGCGACGGGTCACCCGCTCGCGACGGCTGCGGGCCTGGAGGTTCTGGCAGGCCGGGGCAACGCCGTGGACGCCGCGGTGGCCGCGGCGGCGGTGCTGGGCGTGGCACAACCGATGATGAGCGGGCTCGGCGGCGACACCTTCATGCTGGTCTACTACAAGCCCAAGGGGCGCGTCTGGGGGCTCAACGGCAGCGGCCCCGCGCCCGCGGGCGCGTTGCGCGAGTTCTTCGTCAGGCAGGGCCATTTGAGGATGCCACTCCGGGGTATGCTGGCGGTCTCGGTGCCCGGAGCGGTTCGAGCGATGGATGAGGCCCTGACCCGATGGGGCAGCGGCCGGTTCTCCCTCCGCAGACTTCTGGAGCCGGCGATCCGCTATGCCGAAGAGGGTGTGCCGGTGACGCGGAAGGTCGCCCTCTGGTACAGCGAAGCCACGCCCGTGATCGCCCAGTATCCCTCCTCGTCGGCAGTGTTCCTGCCTCGCGGCAGGCCCCTGGAGGAAGGCGAGATCCTTGTCCAGCGCGATCTCGGCGCATCGCTGCGGATGGTGGCCGCAGGCGGTTCTGAGGCGTTCTACGAAGGGCCGATCGCCGAGGCAATCGGCGCGTACAGCCGCGCCCACGGAGGATTGCTCTCCGCCGGCGACTTCGCCGGGTACGCCGTGGATGTGCACGAGCCCCCAAGCACCACGTTCCGCGGCCTGACCGTCTACGCAACTGCGCCTCCGTCACAGGGGATCCTGCTGCTCGAGATGTTGAACATCCTTGAGGGTTTTGAGCCCGGGCGCTGGGATTCGCCCGACGCCATCCACAGGGCCGTAGAGGCCAAGAAGATCGCCTATGCCGACCGCCTGGCCTACCTGGGAGACCCGCTGCTCGTCCGCAACCCGGTCGGCGCGCTGCTCGACAAAGGGTACGCGGCCCGCCGGCGAGAGGAAGTCCACGGGAGCCAGGCTGCGCAGGCCCGCGCGGGCGGCCTGCCCGCCGAGGAGTCAGGAAACACAACCTACTTCTGCGTGGCCGACTGTGAGGGAAACCTCGTCTCGTACATCACGAGTCTGTCGGCTGCCTTTGGCTGCGGCGAGATCGTTGAGGGAACCGGCATCCTGCTAAACAACCGCGCAGGCCGCGGGTTCACCCTGGAAGCCGGGCACCCCAACCGCATCGCGCCCGGCAAGCGAACGATGCACACTCTGACCCCCTACATGGCGTTTCGCGGTGGAATGCCCTGGCTGGCCTGGGGCACACCCGGCGGGGACGCGCAGCCGCAGTGGTGCCTGCAGATCCTTCTCAACCTGGTCGAGTCCGGGATGAGCCCGCAGCAGGCGGTCGAGGCCCCGCGCTGGCACAGCTTCCCAGGCACCGATCCGGCGACGCTCGGGTCGCAGTTCGAGTTGCGCGTCGAGGAGGGCTTCCCTCCGGAGACCCTCATCGAGCTGGAACGGAGGGGCCACCGTGTCCTCCTCGCGGCCTCGCCCGAAGGCGGCGGCGGGGCCCAGGCGATTCTGGTAGACCACACGCGCGGGGCATACCTGGGCGCCTCGGATCCGCGCGTGGACGGCTGCGCGATAGGACTCTAG
- the nth gene encoding endonuclease III, translated as MPQRLATLTALRRRATKIAAILGERYPVTRLPLRHHNPLQLLVATILSAQCTDDQVNRVTPALFARYRTAAEFASADQSELEALVHPTGFYRQKARAIARMARMLDEKFGGVVPRTMEELLELPGVGRKTANVILGGVFGVPGVVVDTHVRRISRRLGFTAHDDPAKIEQDLMRLLDRGQWSDFSLRAIYLGREICRARQPLCPACPLRHLCPFARGSRSRGPSRR; from the coding sequence ATGCCACAGCGGCTCGCAACACTGACTGCCCTCCGGCGCCGCGCCACCAAGATCGCAGCTATCCTGGGCGAGCGCTACCCGGTGACCCGCCTGCCGCTTCGGCACCACAACCCGCTGCAGTTGCTGGTGGCGACGATACTATCGGCGCAGTGCACCGACGATCAGGTCAACAGGGTTACGCCCGCGCTGTTCGCCCGATACCGGACGGCGGCGGAGTTCGCCTCCGCAGACCAATCCGAACTGGAGGCGCTGGTCCACCCAACGGGCTTCTACAGGCAGAAGGCGCGTGCGATCGCGCGCATGGCCAGGATGCTGGACGAGAAGTTCGGCGGTGTTGTGCCACGGACTATGGAGGAACTGCTGGAACTCCCGGGCGTAGGGCGCAAGACCGCAAACGTGATCCTCGGCGGGGTCTTCGGCGTGCCCGGCGTCGTAGTAGATACGCACGTGCGGCGCATCAGCCGGCGCCTTGGCTTCACCGCGCACGACGATCCTGCGAAGATCGAGCAGGACCTGATGCGGCTTCTGGATCGCGGCCAGTGGTCGGACTTCTCGCTACGGGCTATCTATCTGGGTCGGGAGATCTGCCGGGCGCGGCAGCCGTTGTGCCCGGCCTGCCCGCTGCGTCACCTCTGCCCCTTTGCGCGCGGAAGCCGGTCCAGAGGCCCATCCCGCCGATAG
- a CDS encoding aminopeptidase P family protein translates to MPDTDRVTRTRAQMRSAGVDLLSLPPGDDMYYLLGFTPHADERPCYLFLTGNDAIFLVPELNAGEARAHVDPPFLTYTDAEGPGTVLREAHNRLGDPERICVGDTMRADFLLLLQERWTKSVFASGAEVMAPVRMIKTSEEIALMRRSAAAADVAVDAAFAACRPGTTETAVARAVAGAFAEQEVSQPGMAIVGSGPNSAYPHHRSGSRGLREGEPVLVDLGGRLEGYMSDITRMAYIGEPSARYREVHAIVEHAVRAGMVAVRPGTPLSAVDRAARAVIESAGYGRQFTHRTGHGIGLTGHEPPSVTHTNDLPVQEGMMFSVEPGIYLEGEFGVRLEEIVVVTARGAERLSMLPREVRVLPA, encoded by the coding sequence ATGCCCGACACCGACCGCGTCACCCGCACGCGTGCCCAGATGAGATCTGCCGGGGTGGACCTGCTGAGTTTGCCGCCGGGCGACGACATGTACTACCTGCTCGGCTTCACCCCGCATGCGGACGAGCGGCCGTGCTACCTCTTCCTGACAGGTAACGACGCGATATTCCTCGTGCCCGAACTCAACGCCGGGGAGGCGCGCGCACACGTTGACCCGCCCTTCCTCACCTACACCGATGCCGAGGGCCCCGGGACGGTGCTGCGCGAGGCGCACAACCGGCTGGGCGATCCTGAACGCATCTGCGTCGGCGACACGATGCGGGCCGACTTCCTGTTGCTGCTCCAGGAGCGGTGGACAAAGAGCGTCTTTGCTTCCGGCGCTGAGGTGATGGCGCCGGTGCGCATGATCAAGACATCCGAGGAGATCGCGCTGATGCGCCGGTCCGCGGCCGCGGCAGACGTGGCCGTGGACGCGGCCTTCGCGGCCTGCCGTCCGGGCACAACAGAGACCGCAGTCGCCCGAGCGGTCGCGGGCGCGTTCGCCGAGCAGGAGGTGTCGCAGCCCGGGATGGCGATCGTGGGAAGCGGGCCGAACTCTGCCTACCCCCACCACCGGTCGGGCAGCCGGGGCCTGCGGGAAGGCGAGCCAGTCCTGGTGGACCTGGGCGGCCGCCTCGAGGGCTACATGTCGGACATCACCCGCATGGCGTACATCGGCGAGCCCTCGGCGCGCTACCGCGAGGTGCACGCGATCGTCGAGCACGCGGTGCGCGCGGGAATGGTCGCGGTCAGACCCGGCACCCCGCTCTCAGCCGTTGACAGGGCGGCGCGCGCGGTGATCGAGAGTGCCGGCTACGGAAGGCAGTTCACCCACCGCACCGGCCACGGCATCGGGCTAACCGGTCATGAACCGCCCTCGGTCACGCACACCAACGATCTACCGGTGCAGGAAGGGATGATGTTCAGTGTCGAGCCGGGGATCTATCTCGAAGGCGAGTTCGGGGTCCGCCTGGAGGAGATCGTGGTCGTGACCGCGCGGGGCGCGGAACGGCTGAGCATGCTGCCGCGCGAGGTGCGGGTGCTGCCGGCTTGA
- a CDS encoding zinc carboxypeptidase codes for MNPRILAPGPLLVPGLLLAGLTLAVIAACIPTGTSALAGSRAQPQEAFYPSYEQIVARLSRLQAGLPDIVQVREIGQSSHGKPILAVKISDNATREEDEPAWLFLSVVHGREPLGLKITLGLIHDLTRGYGVDQEITDWINAYEIWFVPVQNVYGYETNRRKNGDNPGVDLNRNYDFRWDRCVVYQPQCIDPASSYYAGVAPFSEPETRAVRDLALEQRPRFGVDFHQGNPYPQSEIMRPWSTGRAEDRVLPPPDQGTLLVVAGELGRWIADARQQGGFCRSDSPIFDPAVCRAPQMSLLAPMGQSSNWHHATSGTFHYVIEISQRLYNDRYFYTPDPADDDLRSLQQAEEYIRTHTTALREWLRWFLRGREGEDFIYRALPPRTP; via the coding sequence TTGAACCCGCGTATCCTGGCACCGGGTCCGCTCCTGGTACCGGGCCTGCTCCTGGCCGGGCTGACCCTCGCCGTCATCGCCGCCTGCATCCCCACGGGCACGAGCGCCCTTGCCGGATCGCGCGCACAACCGCAGGAGGCCTTCTACCCTTCGTACGAGCAGATCGTCGCCCGCCTGTCGCGGCTGCAGGCCGGCCTTCCGGATATCGTGCAGGTGCGCGAGATAGGGCAGAGCTCCCACGGCAAGCCGATCCTCGCGGTCAAGATCTCGGACAACGCGACGCGCGAGGAAGATGAACCGGCCTGGCTGTTCCTGAGCGTCGTCCACGGCCGAGAACCGCTGGGGCTCAAGATCACGCTCGGGCTCATACACGATCTGACACGCGGCTACGGAGTTGACCAGGAGATCACCGATTGGATCAACGCCTACGAGATCTGGTTCGTGCCGGTGCAGAACGTGTACGGGTACGAGACAAACCGACGAAAGAACGGCGATAACCCCGGTGTGGACCTGAACCGCAACTACGACTTCCGCTGGGATCGGTGCGTCGTATACCAGCCGCAGTGCATTGACCCGGCGTCGTCGTACTACGCAGGTGTTGCGCCGTTCTCAGAGCCCGAGACACGGGCGGTGCGCGACCTGGCCCTGGAGCAGCGGCCGCGCTTCGGCGTGGACTTCCACCAGGGCAACCCGTACCCGCAGAGTGAGATCATGCGGCCCTGGAGTACAGGCCGGGCAGAGGACCGCGTGCTTCCGCCTCCGGACCAGGGCACGCTGCTGGTTGTGGCAGGCGAGTTGGGCCGGTGGATTGCCGACGCCAGGCAACAGGGCGGCTTCTGCCGATCGGACTCACCGATCTTTGACCCCGCGGTGTGCCGGGCTCCCCAGATGTCGCTGCTGGCGCCGATGGGCCAGTCATCGAACTGGCACCACGCCACCTCGGGTACGTTCCACTACGTCATCGAGATCTCGCAGCGCCTCTACAACGACCGGTACTTCTATACCCCAGACCCAGCCGACGACGACCTGCGCTCGCTGCAGCAGGCCGAGGAGTACATCCGCACTCACACCACCGCGCTGCGGGAATGGCTGCGGTGGTTCCTGCGCGGCAGGGAAGGCGAGGACTTCATCTATCGCGCGCTGCCCCCAAGAACGCCATGA